DNA from Intestinimonas massiliensis (ex Afouda et al. 2020):
AAAAACGAGCCTCCCGGCGCGCCGGGAGGCTCGTTTTCTTTCCTTACAGCTCTTTGACCTTTTCCTTGAGGAAGCCCCGCAGCCACTCCCCCGTCTCCGGATGGGCCAGAGAGAAGTCCACCGTGGCCTCCAAAAAGCCCTTCAGGTTGCCGGTGTCGTACCGCTTGCCCTCAAAGTCCACGGCCACCATCTTGTCCCGGCGGCACAGCGCCTTCAGCCCGTCGGTGAGCTGGATCTCCCCGCCGTAGCCCGGCTCCAGGTCCTCCAGGATATTGAAGATACCGGGCCTCAGCACATAGCGCCCCAGGATGGCGTAGTGGGAGAAGATCTGTTCGGGCCGGGGCTTTTCCACCATGTCGGAGACGGCAAAGACCCGCTCCTCCAGCGGACTGATCTGGACGGAGGAGTACTTGGCGATGGCGTCGGTGGACACCTGCTGCACCCCCACGCAGGAGGCGTCATACTTCTCCGCGGCGGCGATGAGCTGGCCGATAACGGGAGTCCGGGCCCGCATAATGTCGTCGCCCAGCAGCACGGCAAAGGGTTCGTCCCCCACGAAGCGCTTGGCCCGCCAGATGGCATGGCCCAGGCCCTTCGTCTCCTTTTGCCGGACATAGAAGATGTTGGCCAGGTCGGCGGCCCGGCGGACCTCCTCCAGCTCCCGCTCCTTGCCGGCCCGCTCCAGGCGCTCCTCCAGCTCGGGGTAGTAGTCGAAGTAGTCGTCCATAGCGGACTTGGCCCGGTTGGTCACCACCAGGATATCCTCGATGCCGGCGTCTACCGCCTCCTCGATGATATACTGGATGACCGGCTTGTCCACCAGGGGGAGCATCTCCTTGGGAACCGTCTTGGTGGCGGGCAGCATCCGGGTCCCCAGCCCGGCGGCGGGGATAACGGCCTTGCGAACTTTCATGGGGACAGCCTCCTGATCGTGAAAAATTATGCCGTTTCCTTCGGAGCAATCATGGGCTTGAAATAGTCCACCCGGGGCAGCAGCTTCAGCAGCAGCATCCCCAGCACATAGCAGGCGCCCAGCTCTCCGACGCCCAC
Protein-coding regions in this window:
- the galU gene encoding UTP--glucose-1-phosphate uridylyltransferase GalU, which translates into the protein MKVRKAVIPAAGLGTRMLPATKTVPKEMLPLVDKPVIQYIIEEAVDAGIEDILVVTNRAKSAMDDYFDYYPELEERLERAGKERELEEVRRAADLANIFYVRQKETKGLGHAIWRAKRFVGDEPFAVLLGDDIMRARTPVIGQLIAAAEKYDASCVGVQQVSTDAIAKYSSVQISPLEERVFAVSDMVEKPRPEQIFSHYAILGRYVLRPGIFNILEDLEPGYGGEIQLTDGLKALCRRDKMVAVDFEGKRYDTGNLKGFLEATVDFSLAHPETGEWLRGFLKEKVKEL